A single genomic interval of Cucumis sativus cultivar 9930 chromosome 7, Cucumber_9930_V3, whole genome shotgun sequence harbors:
- the LOC101216386 gene encoding BRASSINOSTEROID INSENSITIVE 1-associated receptor kinase 1, translated as MRSNEMGRLKLVFSDVFSFLCLIFVMGFVLRVSANGEGDALNAFKLSLVDPNNALESWNSLLMNPCTWFHITCDGNDSVVRVDLGNANLSGKLVPQLDQLKNLRYLELYSNNISGTIPKRFGNLKNLESLDLYSNSLSGPIPDTLGKLTKLTTLRLNNNSLSGTIPMSLTTVPLQLLDLSNNLLTGVIPVNGSFSLFTPISFANNRLRNSPSAPPPQRTDTPRTSSGMLIGAIVAAASLLVLVPAIAFTLWRQRTPQQHFFDVPAEEDPEINLGQLKKYSLRELQVATDYFSPQNILGKGGFGKVYKGRLADGSLVAVKRLKEERAEVGELQFQAEVEMISMAVHRNLLRLNGFCMSPTERLLVYPYMANGSLASCLRERKQSQPPLNWAIRKQVALGAARGLEYLHNHCDPKIIHRDVKAANILLDDEYVAVVGDFGLAKLMNYKDTHVTTAVRGTIGHIPPEYLSSGKSSEKTDVFGYGVMLLELVTGQKAFDLARLAKDDDVMLLDWVKGLLNDKKLATLVDPDLGGNYAEEELEQVIQIAVLCTQSSPVERPKMSEVMQMLEGNGLAERWEDWQKEESSRQNFNNTVHSYPRSRSPHLVDSISHLPPDELSSPR; from the exons ATGAGAAGCAATGAAATGGGCAGATTAAAGTTGGTGTTTTCagatgttttttctttcctgtGCTTAATTTTCGTTATGGGGTTCGTTTTACGGGTTTCTGCTAACGGGGAAG GTGATGCACTAAATGCCTTCAAGCTGAGTCTGGTTGACCCCAATAATGCCTTGGAAAGTTGGAATTCCCTCCTTATGAATCCTTGCACATGGTTTCATATTACATGTGATGGAAATGACAGTGTTGTACGTGT TGATCTCGGTAATGCGAATCTGTCTGGAAAACTGGTTCCACAGCTTGATCAACTCAAAAACTTGCGGTACTT GGAACTCTACAGCAACAACATCAGTGGAACAATTCCAAAACGAtttggaaatttgaaaaacttgGAGAGCTTGGATCTTTATTCTAACAGTTTATCTGGTCCAATACCTGATACTCTGGGCAAACTTACAAAACTAACTACCTT GCGTCTGAACAACAATAGCTTATCAGGAACCATTCCAATGTCTTTAACCACTGTTCCACTTCAACTTCT GGATCTTTCAAATAACCTTCTAACAGGAGTCATCCCTGTCAAtggttcattttctcttttcacaCCAATCAG TTTTGCCAATAATCGTCTTCGAAATTCTCCCTCTGCTCCTCCTCCCCAAAGGACAGATACACCACGAACATCTTCAGGTATGCTTA TTGGAGCAATTGTTGCTGCTGCTTCTTTGTTGGTACTTGTGCCTGCTATTGCATTTACTCTTTGGCGACAAAGAACTCCACAGCAACATTTCTTTGATGTACCTG CTGAAGAAGATCCTGAAATTAACCTGGGGCagctaaaaaaatattctctaCGCGAGCTGCAAGTTGCCACTGATTATTTTAGCCCACAGAACATTTTAGGCAAAGGTGGATTTGGCAAGGTCTATAAGGGTCGTTTGGCTGATGGTTCTCTTGTGGCTGTAAAACGATTGAAAGAGGAGCGAGCTGAGGTTGGAGAGCTTCAATTTCAGGCTGAAGTAGAGATGATCAGCATGGCTGTCCACCGTAATCTACTCCGTCTTAATGGATTTTGCATGTCACCAACTGAACGATTGCTTGTCTATCCTTATATGGCTAATGGAAGTCTAGCATCATGCTTAAGGG AGCGTAAGCAATCCCAACCACCACTCAACTGGGCAATACGTAAACAAGTTGCTTTAGGGGCTGCACGAGGACTTGAATATTTACATAATCATTGTGATCCTAAAATTATTCACCGTGATGTGAAAGCtgcaaatatattattagatgATGAATATGTGGCTGTTGTTGGAGATTTTGGGTTGGCTAAACTCATGAACTACAAGGACACTCACGTCACAACTGCTGTTCGTGGAACAATTGGGCATATACCCCCAGAGTACCTCTCGTCTGGAAAGTCTTCTGAAAAAACTGATGTTTTTGGTTATGGAGTAATGCTTCTTGAACTCGTAACTGGACAGAAAGCCTTTGATCTTGCTCGGTTAGCAAAAGATGACGATGTCATGTTGCTTGATTGG GTAAAAGGACTTCTAAATGATAAGAAACTGGCAACGTTGGTCGATCCCGATCTCGGAGGTAATTATGCAGAAGAAGAACTAGAGCAGGTAATTCAAATTGCTGTTCTTTGCACGCAAAGCTCCCCGGTGGAACGACCAAAAATGTCGGAGGTGATGCAAATGCTGGAAGGCAATGGTTTAGCTGAGAGATGGGAGGACTGGCAGAAAGAAGAGAGCTCACGCCAAAACTTCAATAATACGGTTCATTCTTACCCCCGGAGTAGATCTCCCCATTTAGTTGATTCCATTTCTCATCTTCCTCCTGATGAGTTGTCTTCTCCAAGATGA